The Arthrobacter sp. PM3 genome contains the following window.
CTGTGCCGGACTCCGCGGAGCCGGTGGTCCCGGCGCCATCGTGTCCAGCGCCTCCCGGCGCCAGTTTGGCCGCGGCCGGGACCACGCGCACCAGGTCCGTCCGGCCGGTGGGGAACGGGTCGCCGTCGGAGCGGGTGATGCGGCCCAGGGATGCCAGCAGCTCGGCATTTTCCACGGCCGCGCGGGACGCCTGCCGTGCGCCGGCTGCCTTCAGGGATTCCTGCTGCGCCTCCGGGAACGCCCCGAGGGGTTCGTAGATCCGGAGCGCGGAGGAGAACGGCAGCCCGACCTGGCCGCGGTAAATGTTCCCCGTCATGGGATCACGACGTTTCCCTGGGCGGCAGTCATCAGTCCGCCAGTTCCGCAATCACCGGGGCGTGGTCCGAGGCGCCCTTGCCCTTGCGCTCCTCGCGGTCGATCATCGCGCCGGTCACCCGCGCGGCCAGCGCCGGGGAGGCGAGAATGAAATCGATCCGCATTCCTTCCTTCTTCGGGAAGCGGAGCTGCGTGTAATCCCAGTAGGTGTAGACGCCAGGACCCGGGGTGTGCGGGCGGACGACGTCCTGGAAGCCGGCCTCTTCGAAGGCATGGAAGGCGGCGCGCTCGGGCTCGCTGACGTGGGTCAGGCCCTCGGAGCGGAAGTAGTCGATGTCCCAGACGTCCTCGTCCTGGGGCGCGATATTGAAATCGCCCATCAGTGCGATCTGCGCCTGCGGGTCTTCCTTGACCCAGCTGCCGGCGTGGGTCTTCAGGGTGTCGAGCCAGCTGAGTTTGTACGGCATATGCTCATCGTCCAGGGCCCGGCCATTGGGGACGTAGAGGCTCCAGACCCGGATGCCGCCGCAGGTGGCGCCGATGGCCCGGGCCTCCTGCACCGCGTCCTTACCATTCTTGCCGAACACGGGCTGGTCCAGGAAGGTGCGTTCGACGTCGTCGAGCCCCACCCGGGAAGCGATCGCCACCCCGTTCCACTGGCTCAGTCCGAAGTGGGCCACCTCGTAGCCCATGTTTTCGAACAGCTCCCACGGGAAGTTCTCGTCCTTGCACTTCGTTTCCTGAATGGCCAGGACGTCACAGTCGGTGCGCTGAAGCCAGGCCTCCACGCGGTCGGCGCGGGCGCGGAGCGAGTTCACATTCCAGGTAGCAATCTTCACAGTCCCTAACTTACCGAACTTGGCCACCAGGCGAAGCGGCAGCCGCCTCCCGGTCCTCTGGAAATTAGTAGGAAGTCCGAGTATATTCGGCTGGAGAGATGATCTGGGTCACATGCAAAGGAGCATTAGGTCATGGTTCGAGAGCTATCCCATTACATTGACGGGCAGCGGGTGGACGGCACCTCCGGCCGGTTCAGCGATGTGTACGATCCTTGCACCGGCGAGGTCCAGGCCCGGCTGCCGCTGGCCAGCGCGGAGGAAGTCGGCAATGTCATTGCCAGCGCGGAAAAGGGCCAGCTCGAATGGGCCGCCATGAACCCGCAGCGGCGCGGCCGGATCCTGCTGAAGTTCGTGGACCTGGTCAACGAGAACATGGACGAGCTCGCCACGCTGCTTTCCTCCGAGCACGGCAAGACTTTCCTGGACGCCAAGGGCGACATCCAGCGCGGCATCGAGGTGGTGGAGTTCGCCGCCGGCGCCCCGCACCTGCTCAAGGGCGAGTTCTCCGACAGCGCCGGAGCCGGCATTGACGTGCACTCCATGCGCCAGCCGCTCGGCGTGGTCGCCGGCATCACGCCGTTCAACTTCCCCGCCATGATCCCGCTGTGGAAGTCCGGGCCGGCCCTCGCCGCCGGCAACGCCTTCATCCTCAAGCCCTCCGAACGGGACCCCTCCGTGCCGCTGCGCCTGGCCGAGCTCTTCACCGAGGCAGGCCTGCCGGACGGCGTGTTCAACGTGGTCAACGGCGACAAGACCGCCGTCGATGCGCTGCTGGAGGATCCCCGGGTCCAGGCCATCGGCTTCGTCGGGTCCACGCCCATCGCCCAGTACATTTACGCCACGGCCGCCGCGAACGGCAAACGCGCCCAGTGCTTCGGCGGGGCCAAGAACCACATGGTGATCATGCCGGACGCGGACCTGGACATGGCCGCGGATGCCCTGATCGGGGCCGGCTTCGGCTCCGCGGGGGAGCGCTGCATGGCCATTTCGGTGGCCGTCCCGGTAGGCCGGAAGACCGGCGACGCCCTCGTCGCGAAGCTGCAGGAGCGCATTGCCGGCCTCAAGGTGGGCCACAGCCTCGCCAAGGACTCGGACTTCGGCCCGGTGGTGGCGGCCTCGGCCAAGGAACGGATCGAAGGCTACATCGCCTCCGGCGTGGAGGAAGGCGCCAGCCTGCTTACCGACGGCCGCGGACTGAAGGTCGAGGGCTACGACGGCGGCTTCT
Protein-coding sequences here:
- a CDS encoding CoA-acylating methylmalonate-semialdehyde dehydrogenase, with product MVRELSHYIDGQRVDGTSGRFSDVYDPCTGEVQARLPLASAEEVGNVIASAEKGQLEWAAMNPQRRGRILLKFVDLVNENMDELATLLSSEHGKTFLDAKGDIQRGIEVVEFAAGAPHLLKGEFSDSAGAGIDVHSMRQPLGVVAGITPFNFPAMIPLWKSGPALAAGNAFILKPSERDPSVPLRLAELFTEAGLPDGVFNVVNGDKTAVDALLEDPRVQAIGFVGSTPIAQYIYATAAANGKRAQCFGGAKNHMVIMPDADLDMAADALIGAGFGSAGERCMAISVAVPVGRKTGDALVAKLQERIAGLKVGHSLAKDSDFGPVVAASAKERIEGYIASGVEEGASLLTDGRGLKVEGYDGGFWVGPTLFDNVTKDMKIYKEEIFGPVLSVLRAEDYDEALRLCSEHEFGNGVAIFTRDGDAARDFASRVQVGMVGINVPIPVPIAYYTFGGWKASGFGDLNQHGADAFRFYTKTKTVTTRWPSGIRQGASFVMPEGS
- a CDS encoding exodeoxyribonuclease III, which codes for MKIATWNVNSLRARADRVEAWLQRTDCDVLAIQETKCKDENFPWELFENMGYEVAHFGLSQWNGVAIASRVGLDDVERTFLDQPVFGKNGKDAVQEARAIGATCGGIRVWSLYVPNGRALDDEHMPYKLSWLDTLKTHAGSWVKEDPQAQIALMGDFNIAPQDEDVWDIDYFRSEGLTHVSEPERAAFHAFEEAGFQDVVRPHTPGPGVYTYWDYTQLRFPKKEGMRIDFILASPALAARVTGAMIDREERKGKGASDHAPVIAELAD